The Gemmata palustris genome includes a region encoding these proteins:
- a CDS encoding PSD1 and planctomycete cytochrome C domain-containing protein, with the protein MCYPSRWVVAFVGLLGSVANGRGADPTDHFEAKVRPVLIQHCTKCHGAEKQKGGLRLDTKAGWQAGGDTGPTLVPGKPAESLLIKALRGADGVAQMPPNGKLTAAEIAALEQWVKDGAIDPRAAGPARLGGVTAAEAKEWWSFRPVTRPPVPSSAGTNPIDAFVQAKLAGQKLTLSPPADKRTLIRRTTYDLTGLPATTEEIEAFLKDTSPEAFAKVVDRLLASPAYGERWGRHWLDLVRYADTAGENSDHPLPHAWRYRNWVIDAVNRDVPYDEFLRDQLAGDIVAARSPNEKYAPRVVATGFLALARRFGHDIDKDVHLTYEDTIDTVGKAFLGLTIGCARCHDHKYDAITAKDYYALYGIFDSTKFAFPGCEPQQLPRDLVPLMPPAEWDRVVKPYKGKLASVDVRLAQLRTEQTELARALKTRATTLGSLLAKGEIADGSEQPFDKLPAVIDVRAGQFLQLSVTPLKNHGADSTLIEWDITEIGGKERRWNLTADVLDDLLAANPHADAHGNKRVWWFLDTRDGPLPLPEAARDLSGKPGLHAWRNGDTPSVFANSSKEPVSVWTKLPARSVFVHPGPNGNVAVGWLCPIDGKVRITGRVKDAHPGGPDGVGWMLEQFPGEVGADLLSLATKSEKLQALERERAALVASAPTQDVAFAVAEATPHDAKLHLRGDPEKPGPVVPRRWLEVFGGELLPAKAGSGRLELAGWIASKNNPLTARVMVNRVWLHHFGRGLVKTPNDFGTRGSAPTHPELLDWLASEFVEGNWSVKALHRRIMLSATYQQASAMRPDGAKVDANNDLYWRFDRRRLSGEELRDSLLTASGQLDRKSGGAHPFPPEASWSYSQHVPFSTFYDSDKRSVYLISVRNRRHPFLGLFDGADPNATTPQRQDTTVPTQALYFLNDPFFHAQADKVTARALAKPEATRLDELFRAAFQRVPTAKEREAAAAFLMRYTTAVTDTPAADRTKAAWAALTRILLASNEFLYLD; encoded by the coding sequence ATGTGTTACCCGTCGCGCTGGGTCGTCGCGTTCGTTGGTCTGCTCGGGAGCGTCGCGAACGGGCGCGGGGCGGACCCGACGGACCACTTTGAGGCGAAGGTGCGGCCGGTTCTGATTCAGCACTGCACCAAGTGCCACGGCGCGGAGAAGCAGAAAGGCGGTTTGCGCCTCGACACCAAAGCCGGTTGGCAAGCGGGCGGCGACACCGGCCCGACACTCGTGCCCGGCAAGCCCGCCGAGAGCCTGCTTATTAAGGCGCTGCGCGGTGCGGACGGCGTTGCGCAAATGCCGCCGAACGGGAAACTGACCGCGGCGGAGATCGCTGCGCTCGAGCAGTGGGTGAAGGACGGGGCCATCGACCCGCGTGCCGCCGGCCCCGCGCGCCTCGGCGGGGTGACCGCCGCGGAAGCGAAAGAGTGGTGGTCGTTTCGGCCCGTGACGCGCCCGCCGGTGCCGAGCAGTGCTGGCACGAATCCCATTGATGCGTTCGTTCAGGCGAAACTCGCGGGGCAGAAATTAACTCTCTCCCCACCGGCCGACAAGCGAACCCTCATTCGCCGGACGACCTACGACCTGACTGGTCTTCCCGCCACGACCGAGGAAATCGAAGCATTCCTGAAGGACACGTCACCCGAAGCGTTCGCCAAAGTCGTGGACCGGCTGCTCGCGTCGCCGGCTTACGGTGAGCGGTGGGGCCGGCACTGGCTCGATCTCGTGCGCTACGCGGACACCGCGGGCGAAAACAGCGATCACCCGCTCCCGCACGCCTGGCGCTACCGGAACTGGGTGATTGACGCGGTCAACCGCGACGTGCCCTACGACGAGTTCCTCCGGGACCAACTCGCGGGGGACATCGTCGCGGCGCGCAGCCCCAACGAGAAATACGCTCCGCGCGTGGTCGCGACCGGGTTCCTCGCGCTCGCCCGGCGCTTCGGGCACGATATCGATAAAGACGTCCACCTCACATACGAGGACACGATCGACACCGTGGGCAAAGCCTTCCTCGGGCTCACGATCGGTTGCGCCCGGTGCCACGATCACAAGTACGACGCGATCACCGCGAAGGATTATTACGCGCTCTACGGCATCTTCGACAGCACGAAGTTCGCGTTCCCGGGGTGCGAACCGCAGCAGCTCCCGCGCGACCTCGTTCCGCTGATGCCGCCCGCGGAATGGGACCGCGTGGTGAAGCCCTACAAGGGCAAGCTCGCGAGCGTGGACGTGCGGCTCGCACAACTGCGTACCGAGCAGACCGAGTTGGCGCGGGCGCTGAAGACCCGCGCTACCACCCTGGGAAGTCTGCTCGCGAAGGGGGAGATCGCCGACGGCAGCGAACAGCCGTTCGACAAACTGCCGGCCGTGATTGATGTGCGGGCCGGTCAGTTCCTTCAACTCTCGGTGACGCCGCTGAAGAACCACGGCGCCGATTCGACGCTCATCGAATGGGACATCACCGAGATCGGTGGCAAGGAACGCCGATGGAACCTCACCGCCGACGTGCTCGACGACCTGCTCGCGGCGAACCCGCACGCGGACGCGCACGGCAACAAGCGCGTGTGGTGGTTCCTCGACACCCGCGACGGGCCGCTCCCGCTGCCGGAAGCCGCACGCGACCTCTCGGGTAAGCCCGGTCTGCACGCCTGGCGCAACGGCGACACGCCCTCGGTATTCGCGAACTCGTCGAAAGAACCCGTGTCCGTTTGGACCAAACTCCCGGCGCGATCAGTGTTCGTTCACCCCGGGCCGAACGGGAACGTGGCGGTGGGGTGGCTGTGTCCCATTGACGGCAAAGTGCGCATTACCGGGCGCGTGAAGGACGCGCACCCCGGCGGACCGGACGGCGTCGGCTGGATGCTCGAACAGTTCCCGGGAGAAGTTGGTGCGGATCTACTCTCCCTGGCGACGAAGTCCGAAAAGCTTCAGGCGCTCGAGCGCGAGCGGGCCGCGCTGGTCGCGTCCGCACCGACCCAGGACGTCGCGTTCGCGGTCGCGGAAGCGACCCCGCACGATGCGAAACTCCACCTCCGCGGTGACCCAGAAAAGCCCGGCCCGGTCGTTCCGCGGCGCTGGCTCGAAGTGTTCGGCGGTGAGTTGCTCCCCGCGAAAGCTGGGAGCGGCCGGCTCGAACTTGCGGGCTGGATCGCGTCGAAGAACAACCCACTCACGGCCCGCGTGATGGTGAACCGCGTCTGGCTGCACCACTTCGGGCGCGGGCTGGTGAAGACCCCGAACGACTTCGGCACGCGCGGGAGCGCGCCGACGCACCCGGAACTGCTCGACTGGCTCGCGAGCGAATTCGTTGAAGGAAACTGGAGCGTGAAGGCACTCCACCGCCGAATCATGCTCTCGGCAACGTACCAGCAAGCCAGTGCGATGCGGCCCGACGGGGCCAAGGTTGATGCGAACAACGACCTGTACTGGCGCTTCGATCGGCGCCGGTTGAGCGGTGAGGAGTTGCGCGATTCGCTCCTCACCGCGAGTGGGCAACTCGACCGCAAGTCGGGCGGCGCGCACCCGTTCCCGCCCGAAGCGAGCTGGAGCTATTCACAGCACGTTCCGTTCAGCACCTTCTACGATTCCGACAAGCGGAGCGTGTACCTCATTAGCGTGCGCAACCGCCGGCACCCGTTCCTCGGGCTCTTCGACGGCGCGGACCCGAACGCGACCACCCCGCAGCGCCAGGACACCACCGTTCCGACGCAGGCGCTCTACTTCCTCAACGACCCGTTCTTCCACGCCCAAGCGGACAAAGTCACCGCCCGTGCGCTGGCGAAGCCCGAAGCGACGCGGCTCGACGAACTGTTCCGCGCCGCGTTTCAGCGTGTGCCCACCGCGAAAGAACGCGAGGCTGCTGCGGCCTTCTTGATGCGATACACGACCGCAGTCACCGACACCCCGGCCGCCGATCGCACGAAGGCAGCGTGGGCCGCACTCACGCGCATCCTGCTGGCGAGCAACGAATTCCTCTATTTGGACTGA
- a CDS encoding DUF1501 domain-containing protein, translated as MHSPTRRGFVQSAVAGSLLMPGIISELLANDAADPLAPKKPHFAPKAKAVIFLFMSGGVSHVDSFDPKPKLTANHGKTVTLDHPETRNRPGYEKLFLKQPNWKFAPRGKSGIETSDLFPHLAKQIDDIALVRSMHTSHSNHYNATLGMHTGSFTVARPSIGSWMSYGLGTSNRNLPSFLVLAPQMPYAGTQVWASDFLPGAHQGTRVIPGTEPIANLKRRVPTAQRQELELDALKAFNEEHQSTRADDPNLAARIKSFETAAGMQSEMPAALDLSKETDETLALYGLKRGQQEGFGWQCLVARRLVERGVRFVELIHTGSSANWDSHGNMADHGRLAQQVDQPMAGLMSDLKRLGLFDDVLVVWTTEFGRTPFNNTADNPGREHHNWAFSSWLAGAGVKRGVAYGATDEHGIKPVEKPVHVHDFHATILHLMGINHEKLTYRHAGRDYRLTDVEGEVVKGVLS; from the coding sequence ATGCACTCTCCTACTCGCCGCGGATTCGTGCAGTCGGCCGTGGCCGGTTCGCTCCTCATGCCCGGTATCATCAGTGAACTTCTCGCGAACGACGCGGCCGACCCGCTCGCGCCCAAGAAGCCGCACTTCGCTCCGAAGGCCAAGGCGGTCATCTTCCTGTTCATGAGCGGCGGCGTGTCGCACGTCGATTCGTTCGACCCGAAGCCGAAACTCACCGCGAACCACGGCAAGACGGTCACACTCGACCACCCGGAAACGCGCAACCGGCCCGGGTACGAGAAGCTGTTTCTCAAGCAGCCGAACTGGAAGTTCGCCCCGCGCGGCAAGAGCGGGATCGAAACGAGCGACCTGTTCCCGCATCTGGCGAAGCAGATCGACGACATTGCGCTCGTCCGCTCGATGCACACGAGTCACTCGAACCACTACAACGCGACGCTCGGGATGCACACCGGCTCGTTCACGGTCGCGCGGCCGAGCATCGGCTCGTGGATGAGCTACGGCCTCGGTACCTCGAACCGGAACCTGCCGTCATTCCTCGTGCTCGCGCCGCAGATGCCTTACGCGGGCACGCAGGTGTGGGCCTCGGACTTCCTCCCCGGCGCGCACCAGGGCACGCGGGTGATACCGGGCACGGAGCCGATCGCGAACCTCAAACGGCGCGTCCCCACCGCCCAGCGCCAGGAGCTCGAACTGGATGCGCTCAAGGCGTTCAACGAGGAGCACCAGAGCACGCGCGCGGACGATCCGAATCTCGCGGCGCGCATCAAGTCCTTCGAGACGGCCGCGGGGATGCAGTCCGAAATGCCCGCGGCCCTGGATTTGTCGAAGGAAACGGACGAAACGCTCGCGCTCTACGGGCTGAAGCGCGGGCAGCAGGAGGGGTTCGGCTGGCAGTGCCTCGTCGCCCGGCGGTTGGTCGAGCGCGGCGTGCGGTTCGTGGAGCTGATCCACACCGGGTCGAGCGCGAACTGGGACTCGCACGGGAACATGGCCGATCACGGCCGGCTGGCCCAGCAGGTCGATCAGCCGATGGCGGGCCTGATGAGCGACCTGAAGCGCCTCGGGCTGTTCGACGACGTGCTCGTTGTGTGGACGACGGAGTTCGGGCGCACGCCGTTCAACAACACCGCGGACAACCCCGGGCGCGAGCACCACAACTGGGCGTTCAGCTCGTGGCTGGCCGGGGCCGGGGTCAAGCGCGGCGTCGCTTACGGCGCGACCGACGAGCACGGGATCAAGCCCGTCGAGAAGCCGGTTCACGTCCACGACTTCCACGCGACGATTCTCCACCTCATGGGCATCAACCACGAGAAGTTGACGTACCGGCACGCGGGCCGCGACTACCGCCTCACGGACGTCGAGGGCGAAGTGGTGAAGGGCGTACTGTCCTGA
- a CDS encoding ethanolamine ammonia-lyase subunit EutB, which yields MPFTHTVRGERFAFADLRELLAKANELKSGDVLAGLAARSERERVAAKLALADVPLSAIVEDPVISPDADDVSKLILDTHDREAFARIRSLTVGAFREFLLDETTTGETLRGLKWGVLPEVAAAVAKLMGNKELVFVASKIRNVTRCRNTMGGPGVFGVRVQPNHPTDDLAGILVSAVDGLAYGCGDAMIGVNPATDSVETVSAVLHLLDRLITKLGAPTQACCLAHITTQLAALERGAPVDLLFQSVAGTQAANRSFGVTLAMLKEGRERVLESHRRRDVNWAGDQVMYFETGQGSALSAEAHHGVDQLTLEARAQAVARAFDPFLVNTVVGFIGPEYLADERQIIRAGLEDHFVGKLLGLPMGVDVCYTNHADADQNSADNLLLLLAAAGCNYIMGVPCTDDVMLNYQSTSFHDAALVRSLFGLHPAPEFRAWLETYGLTRDGKLTSGERPALLGSVTKILAE from the coding sequence ATGCCGTTCACTCACACCGTTCGCGGCGAAAGATTCGCTTTTGCCGACTTGCGAGAGTTGCTCGCGAAGGCCAACGAGCTGAAGTCCGGCGACGTGCTCGCGGGGCTCGCGGCCCGGTCCGAGCGCGAGCGCGTCGCGGCCAAACTCGCGCTCGCGGATGTGCCGCTTTCGGCCATCGTCGAAGACCCCGTCATCAGCCCGGACGCGGACGACGTCTCCAAACTCATTCTCGACACGCACGACCGAGAGGCGTTCGCGCGCATCCGCTCGCTGACGGTGGGTGCGTTCCGCGAGTTCTTGCTGGACGAAACTACCACGGGAGAAACGCTCCGCGGGTTGAAGTGGGGCGTTTTGCCGGAAGTGGCCGCCGCGGTCGCGAAGTTGATGGGCAACAAGGAACTCGTGTTCGTCGCGTCGAAGATTCGCAACGTGACGCGGTGCCGGAACACGATGGGCGGGCCGGGCGTGTTCGGCGTCCGCGTGCAGCCGAACCACCCGACCGACGACCTCGCGGGCATTCTGGTGAGCGCGGTCGACGGCCTCGCCTACGGGTGCGGCGACGCCATGATCGGCGTGAACCCCGCGACCGATTCCGTTGAAACCGTTTCTGCGGTCCTCCACCTGTTGGACCGCCTCATCACGAAGCTCGGGGCGCCGACGCAGGCGTGCTGTCTCGCGCACATCACCACGCAACTCGCGGCCCTCGAGCGCGGCGCGCCGGTCGATCTCCTCTTTCAGTCGGTCGCGGGAACGCAGGCGGCGAACCGGAGTTTCGGCGTCACGCTCGCGATGCTGAAGGAGGGTCGGGAGCGCGTGCTCGAGTCGCACCGCCGGCGCGACGTGAATTGGGCCGGCGATCAGGTGATGTACTTCGAGACGGGGCAGGGGAGCGCTCTGTCTGCGGAAGCGCATCACGGCGTGGATCAACTCACACTGGAGGCCCGCGCCCAGGCGGTCGCCCGCGCCTTTGATCCGTTCCTGGTGAACACCGTGGTCGGGTTCATCGGCCCCGAGTACCTCGCGGACGAACGGCAGATCATCCGCGCCGGACTCGAGGATCACTTCGTGGGGAAGTTACTCGGCCTGCCGATGGGCGTGGACGTGTGCTACACCAACCACGCCGACGCGGACCAGAACTCGGCCGATAACCTGCTGCTCTTACTCGCCGCAGCCGGGTGCAACTACATCATGGGCGTGCCGTGTACTGATGACGTGATGCTGAACTATCAGTCCACCAGTTTCCACGACGCCGCGCTCGTGCGGAGCCTGTTCGGACTGCACCCCGCGCCGGAGTTCCGCGCGTGGCTCGAGACCTACGGCCTCACGCGCGACGGGAAGTTGACGAGCGGCGAGCGCCCGGCACTGTTGGGAAGCGTTACCAAGATACTTGCGGAGTGA
- a CDS encoding response regulator: MTATDLVHRPLGGARVLVAEGDADDSVVLTAVLRLNGFDAREARTAEAALKATSETRPSVLVVDLDLPDQDGCALIRRVLRLPNPPAVVVVTAHTAESVRRAATAAGASAFLLKPADPVELAKLVGQLSEEQLSRKTG; encoded by the coding sequence ATGACTGCAACGGACCTCGTTCACCGTCCGCTCGGTGGGGCGCGTGTATTGGTCGCGGAGGGCGACGCGGACGATTCCGTTGTTCTTACCGCGGTCCTGCGTCTGAACGGATTCGATGCACGTGAAGCCCGGACCGCGGAAGCCGCATTGAAGGCGACGTCCGAAACCCGCCCGTCGGTACTGGTGGTCGATCTAGATCTGCCCGATCAGGACGGCTGCGCGCTTATTCGCCGGGTGCTCCGGCTGCCCAATCCGCCGGCCGTCGTCGTGGTCACCGCGCACACTGCAGAAAGCGTTCGTCGTGCGGCCACGGCCGCAGGTGCATCCGCGTTCTTGTTGAAGCCGGCCGATCCGGTCGAACTCGCGAAGTTGGTCGGGCAGTTGAGTGAGGAGCAGTTGAGCCGCAAGACCGGGTGA
- a CDS encoding CotH kinase family protein, with protein sequence MGNGSRFGFHSWWFASAMGLALASAGTPTVAAEPEKKLGAFEPGRVWDVHITISAEEFAAMQPRGGRGFPGFGPGPGPTPKTPEKPADPNREVHRNNFGVDLPWATGTVTIGTETFKDVGIRYKGNGTIGDASRTIKKSFKVDLDHFGGSGRFHGSKTINLHCGVADPSKLRESLGYSLYRTAGVPAPRTAFAEVRLTVPGKYDKELLGFYTATEPVDKLFLRNNFGTDAGLLLKPEGVRELTDMGDEWERYKKPFAPKRDATADEAKRVIGFARLVQKADDATFRKEIDSYLDTDAYLRFLAATAFVANSDGFFTLGHNYYIYLHPKTGKFHFFPWDLDRAFANFMILGTAEQQMDLSLMHPYAGTHRLTERLLAVPGTAEKYQKLLKELEVKCFDKQRLMKELETAEAATKELIARDDKAAQARKEAAPTGFGFGKPPGLKTFIEKRTTSVASQVAGASKGHVPTGGGFGGPPPKMGDIMAGPLMGALDADTDGKLSRDEWVSTAKKIFAACEKDKDGLVDQKALTAGLNGMFPKPPEGSPPPGGFSLGNFMAGPILSRADANKDSKLTSEELVGAAGKLFDTFDKKKTGKLEESAFSELLTDLFPAPKFGPPPGPPGKDGKKP encoded by the coding sequence ATGGGTAACGGCTCTCGGTTCGGTTTCCATTCGTGGTGGTTCGCGAGCGCGATGGGGTTGGCCCTCGCTTCTGCTGGTACGCCGACTGTTGCGGCCGAACCGGAGAAGAAATTGGGCGCCTTCGAGCCGGGTCGGGTGTGGGACGTCCACATCACGATCTCGGCCGAGGAGTTCGCCGCGATGCAGCCCCGCGGGGGGCGCGGGTTCCCGGGGTTCGGCCCCGGCCCCGGTCCCACTCCGAAAACCCCGGAGAAGCCCGCCGATCCGAACCGAGAGGTTCACCGGAATAACTTCGGCGTCGATTTGCCGTGGGCCACGGGTACGGTGACGATCGGCACCGAGACGTTCAAGGACGTCGGCATCCGGTACAAGGGGAACGGCACCATCGGGGACGCATCCCGCACCATCAAGAAGTCGTTCAAGGTCGATCTCGACCACTTCGGCGGAAGCGGGCGGTTCCACGGGTCGAAGACGATCAACCTCCACTGCGGGGTCGCGGACCCGTCCAAGCTCCGGGAATCGCTCGGCTACTCGCTCTACCGCACGGCCGGGGTACCCGCCCCGCGTACCGCGTTCGCGGAGGTGCGACTGACGGTTCCGGGCAAGTACGACAAGGAACTGCTCGGGTTCTACACCGCGACCGAACCGGTGGACAAGTTGTTTCTGCGTAACAATTTCGGCACCGACGCGGGGCTCTTGCTGAAGCCGGAAGGCGTGCGCGAACTCACGGACATGGGCGACGAGTGGGAGCGGTACAAGAAGCCGTTCGCCCCGAAGCGCGACGCGACCGCGGACGAGGCCAAGCGCGTGATCGGGTTCGCCCGGCTGGTGCAAAAGGCCGACGACGCCACGTTCCGCAAGGAGATCGACTCGTACCTCGATACCGATGCGTACCTGCGGTTCCTGGCCGCGACCGCGTTCGTGGCCAACTCGGACGGGTTCTTCACGCTCGGGCACAACTACTACATCTACCTGCACCCGAAGACCGGCAAGTTCCACTTCTTCCCCTGGGATCTCGATCGCGCGTTCGCCAACTTCATGATCCTCGGCACCGCGGAACAGCAGATGGACCTGAGCCTGATGCACCCCTACGCGGGCACGCACCGGCTGACCGAGCGCCTGCTCGCGGTCCCGGGAACGGCCGAGAAGTACCAGAAACTGCTCAAGGAACTGGAAGTCAAGTGCTTCGATAAACAGCGCTTGATGAAGGAGCTGGAGACCGCGGAGGCGGCCACGAAGGAACTGATCGCGCGCGACGACAAGGCGGCTCAGGCGCGCAAAGAAGCCGCGCCGACCGGATTCGGCTTCGGCAAACCGCCGGGCCTCAAGACGTTCATCGAGAAGCGCACGACGTCGGTCGCGTCGCAGGTCGCGGGCGCGTCCAAGGGACACGTCCCGACGGGCGGCGGGTTCGGCGGGCCGCCACCGAAGATGGGCGACATCATGGCCGGGCCGCTGATGGGTGCCCTGGATGCCGACACGGATGGAAAACTGTCCCGGGACGAGTGGGTCTCGACCGCGAAGAAAATCTTCGCCGCGTGCGAAAAGGACAAGGACGGGTTGGTCGATCAGAAGGCGCTCACCGCGGGACTCAACGGAATGTTCCCGAAGCCGCCCGAGGGTTCGCCCCCTCCGGGCGGGTTCTCGCTCGGGAACTTTATGGCCGGACCGATCCTGTCCCGCGCGGACGCGAACAAGGACAGCAAGCTGACGTCGGAGGAGTTGGTTGGCGCAGCGGGCAAATTGTTCGACACGTTCGACAAGAAGAAGACCGGTAAGCTCGAAGAGTCGGCGTTCTCGGAACTGCTCACGGACCTGTTCCCAGCCCCCAAGTTCGGCCCCCCGCCCGGTCCACCGGGTAAGGACGGCAAGAAGCCGTGA
- a CDS encoding GlcG/HbpS family heme-binding protein, whose protein sequence is MSLSRIVLVLVGSLIASPLVVAQEKKAPLVTRERVQLNLAGAETALEGAKKKAAAMGLKSNIAVVDDGGHLLAFARMDGARPASGSTALTKAVSAATFRQETGTLPAKGEPDALLSLSIQNAATASGGKITTLKGGVPIIVDGQVIGAIGIGGGSGEQDAEVARAGVEALLEALKGKK, encoded by the coding sequence GTGTCCCTCTCCCGAATCGTGCTCGTTCTGGTTGGTTCGCTGATAGCCTCTCCCCTTGTCGTGGCCCAAGAGAAGAAGGCTCCGCTGGTCACGCGCGAGCGCGTTCAGTTGAACCTCGCGGGAGCTGAAACGGCTCTGGAAGGTGCCAAGAAGAAGGCCGCGGCAATGGGCCTGAAGTCCAACATTGCCGTCGTCGATGACGGTGGGCACCTGCTGGCGTTCGCCCGAATGGACGGAGCGCGCCCGGCGAGCGGGTCCACGGCACTTACCAAAGCGGTCTCGGCCGCGACCTTTCGCCAGGAGACAGGAACGCTGCCTGCAAAGGGCGAACCGGACGCGCTCCTGAGCTTGAGTATCCAGAACGCGGCAACCGCGAGCGGCGGCAAGATCACAACGTTAAAGGGCGGGGTGCCGATCATAGTGGACGGCCAAGTGATTGGCGCGATCGGCATTGGCGGTGGAAGCGGCGAACAGGACGCCGAAGTTGCAAGGGCTGGTGTTGAGGCGCTGCTCGAAGCCCTGAAAGGGAAGAAATAG
- a CDS encoding DUF1877 family protein, with protein MACRGYYTALLPQEASTLVKLTDVDSRLEFLDSLYASADADHRIQSVDKSWDAMHRCLCDGWLDAEHGDETKRACVLGARQLSDRPDWIISYVEPRLAKRVVAAIDGLTRDWFKEQYFSLDRNPPGVGVHRYEMYLVDTEIDFDYTWEYFVQVRDFYQRTVNRDLAIVFQVDQ; from the coding sequence GTGGCATGTCGCGGATACTACACAGCGTTACTACCCCAAGAAGCCTCGACGCTCGTGAAATTGACGGATGTTGACAGTCGGCTAGAGTTCCTCGACTCTTTGTATGCCTCGGCCGACGCGGACCATCGTATTCAGTCCGTCGATAAATCGTGGGACGCCATGCACCGCTGTTTGTGCGACGGCTGGTTGGATGCGGAACACGGCGATGAAACGAAGCGCGCTTGCGTGCTCGGAGCGCGACAGCTTTCGGACCGACCCGACTGGATTATTTCCTACGTCGAGCCGCGTCTTGCCAAGCGAGTTGTTGCGGCCATCGACGGCTTGACGCGGGACTGGTTCAAAGAGCAATATTTCTCACTGGATCGAAACCCGCCGGGGGTCGGCGTGCATCGATACGAGATGTACCTCGTCGATACTGAAATCGACTTTGACTACACCTGGGAGTATTTTGTTCAAGTCCGAGACTTCTATCAACGAACCGTGAACCGGGATCTCGCGATAGTGTTTCAGGTTGACCAGTAA
- a CDS encoding thioredoxin family protein encodes MLLEEFNFKREVLEDPGPVLVDFWAAWCGPCRTMNPVLAGIARDYKVCKVNTETNPRLAAKFQVSAIPLLLIFRDGQVVRRYEGVTDQATLRADLAALSK; translated from the coding sequence ATGCTGCTCGAAGAGTTCAACTTCAAGCGCGAAGTGCTTGAAGATCCGGGTCCGGTTCTGGTGGACTTCTGGGCCGCGTGGTGCGGGCCGTGTCGGACCATGAACCCGGTCCTGGCCGGGATCGCACGCGACTACAAAGTCTGCAAGGTGAACACCGAGACGAACCCGCGACTGGCCGCCAAGTTCCAAGTTTCGGCGATCCCGTTGTTGCTGATCTTCCGCGACGGGCAGGTAGTTCGCCGGTACGAGGGCGTGACCGATCAAGCGACCCTGCGGGCCGATCTCGCGGCCCTGAGTAAATAG
- a CDS encoding MBL fold metallo-hydrolase — protein sequence MKHFICVTCGMQYAPTEKEPDACPICQDERQYVGHGGQKWTTLDEYKKTHKNVFAEEETDLHTIHPQPKAGIGQRAFLVRTKEGNVLWDCVPPLDDATVTAIKKLGGLAAIAVSHPHYYTTMVEWSHAFGKVPVHIHKLDAKWVLRPDDVVKFWDGDTKSLLGGLTLVKTGGHFDGFQVLHWPAGAEGKGVLLSGDQPYVCQDRRWVSFMWSYPNMIPLGPAPIKRVVKSLKPFAFERLYGAFPEQVVKSDAKGAVERSADRYLKMIGGA from the coding sequence ATGAAGCACTTCATTTGCGTCACGTGCGGGATGCAGTACGCGCCCACCGAGAAGGAGCCGGATGCGTGCCCGATCTGCCAGGACGAGCGCCAGTACGTGGGCCACGGCGGGCAGAAGTGGACCACCCTCGACGAGTACAAGAAAACGCACAAGAACGTATTCGCTGAAGAAGAAACGGACCTGCACACCATCCACCCGCAGCCAAAGGCCGGGATCGGGCAGCGTGCGTTCCTCGTTCGCACCAAAGAGGGGAACGTACTCTGGGACTGCGTTCCCCCGCTCGATGACGCGACCGTCACGGCCATAAAGAAACTCGGCGGGCTAGCCGCCATCGCGGTCTCGCACCCGCACTACTACACGACGATGGTCGAATGGAGCCACGCGTTCGGAAAAGTTCCGGTCCACATTCACAAACTGGACGCGAAGTGGGTGCTCCGCCCGGACGACGTGGTGAAGTTCTGGGACGGCGACACGAAGTCGCTCCTGGGCGGACTAACTCTGGTGAAAACGGGCGGGCACTTCGACGGGTTCCAGGTGCTCCACTGGCCCGCCGGCGCGGAGGGTAAAGGCGTGCTTTTGTCCGGCGATCAGCCGTATGTGTGCCAGGACCGGCGCTGGGTCAGTTTCATGTGGAGCTACCCGAACATGATCCCTCTCGGCCCGGCGCCCATCAAACGAGTAGTCAAGAGCCTCAAGCCGTTCGCGTTCGAGCGCCTGTACGGGGCGTTCCCCGAGCAAGTCGTGAAGAGCGATGCGAAGGGCGCGGTGGAGCGGTCCGCGGACCGCTACCTGAAAATGATCGGAGGTGCGTAA